The following coding sequences lie in one Myxococcus xanthus genomic window:
- a CDS encoding MupA/Atu3671 family FMN-dependent luciferase-like monooxygenase → MSAAPESPSCFIIGEGTLVVPCAQALTERGVRILGLVTREPALQKWAEEQGVPHVPPGEQVLPFLSQAPFDWLFSIVNLSMVKDEILRLPRRMAINFHDGPLPRYAGLNVTSWALLNREPQHGVTWHEMTKGADEGRILKQRLFDIAPGETAFSLNARCYTLGMETFAELAEELVAGTSETKEQDFAQRSYFGLAQRPEAAGVLDLHGDVDVAHALVSALDYGGYPNPLSFAKVWLGNGPIAISEARRSEPASESAPGTVLDIEGDALTVALQGGDLTLKGPKGLCGAPLSWADVLGARMLARGDVLPAAAPELRARLTEVGTQAGKAESFFLRRMETLAPPDLSFLGGSSKDVGTHTLKFEASDLAPGWVTDLPPEERLLFTAVAFLARLSPEPRFDVGYADASTRARIEGVEGFFASQLPLRIELPMKDAPEQAAGAFRKALTQLRDKGVLARDVLGRSAQLSNLQRHGGEVAYPVALRIGAANPAVGGAALVVDVDAQGSHAHLHFDATRVDKARVDDVARQLNAFLASLRDAPGKAVGEHDLLGAEERQLLARWNDTRRDFPRDATLASLFQAQARRTPDDTALICRGTSLTYRELDARAEVLARHLRGAGVGRDVRVGIFMERSLEMMVGVLATHKAGGCYVPLDPAYPAERIAFMEEDAGCHVVLTQERLLSRVPSTAKAVLAVDQQWERIAAAPEAQTPPATPDSLAYVIYTSGSTGKPKGVMIEHRNVVNFGVGMDERLGTERGTWLGVTSLNFDISVLELLWTLTRGFTVVLHAERHDAAQAGKHASRAMEFSLFYFSSDEGERPEGRYDLLMESARFADTNGFCAVWTPERHFHAFGGLFPNPAVTSAALAAVTRNVQLRAGSLVSPLHPTLRIAEDWSVVDNISHGRVGISFAAGWQPNDFALRPESFPDRKRIMFQQIEDVRRLWRGEALETKSGTGHTVKLRTLPRPVQKELPIWVTTAGNPETFEEAARAGCHVLTHLLGQSVEEVAQKIALYRETWAKAGHPGKGIVSLMLHTFVGDSEASVKEVVREPMKSYLKSSVGLIKEAAWSFPAFKAQTTLANGNFGTDHLSAEEMDALLDFSFERYFQSSGLFGSVDACVALVDRLKGLDVDEIACLVDFGVPTELVMKHLPLLAEVRLRANAGVGQPGAEPELDGSIPALLERHAVTHLQCTPSQASMLLAEERSREGLKRLKKMMVGGEAFPVPLARQLSETVSGDVINMYGPTETTIWSSTHPVKNVGEGVPIGTPIANTQLYILDAQQRPLPIGAAGELYIGGEGVVRGYHHRPELDRERFVPDPFSSQPGARMYRTGDAARWRHDGLVEYIGRLDHQVKVRGFRIELGEIESRLGEHPAVRETVVIVREDIPGDKRLVAYLIAKPGEPPAADALREFLRTRLPEYMVPQAFVTLSTFPQTPNKKVDRKALPPPEQAQARGELVRPEGETEALIAGIWQDVLKLDKVGVEDKFVDLGGHSLLMVQVLEKLKAQVEKPLTLVDLFRYPTIRALSGFLSGDSGEEEALKEVAARGEARAAARRSMQQRRRR, encoded by the coding sequence ATGAGCGCGGCTCCGGAGTCGCCCAGCTGTTTCATCATTGGCGAGGGCACCCTCGTCGTTCCCTGTGCACAAGCCCTCACCGAGCGCGGCGTCCGGATTCTCGGGCTCGTCACGCGCGAGCCCGCGCTCCAGAAGTGGGCGGAGGAGCAGGGCGTGCCGCACGTGCCGCCCGGCGAGCAGGTGCTGCCCTTCCTGTCCCAGGCGCCCTTCGACTGGCTCTTCAGCATCGTCAACCTGAGCATGGTGAAGGACGAAATCTTGCGCCTGCCCCGGCGCATGGCCATCAACTTCCATGACGGCCCGCTGCCCCGCTACGCCGGACTCAATGTCACGTCGTGGGCGCTGCTGAACCGGGAGCCTCAGCACGGCGTCACGTGGCACGAGATGACGAAGGGCGCGGACGAGGGCCGCATCCTCAAGCAGCGCCTCTTCGACATCGCCCCCGGTGAGACGGCCTTCAGCCTCAATGCCCGCTGCTACACGCTGGGCATGGAGACCTTCGCGGAGCTCGCGGAAGAGCTGGTCGCGGGCACGTCCGAGACGAAGGAACAGGACTTCGCGCAGCGCAGCTACTTCGGCCTCGCGCAGCGTCCGGAGGCCGCGGGCGTCCTCGACCTCCACGGGGACGTGGACGTGGCGCACGCGCTGGTGTCGGCGCTCGACTACGGCGGCTACCCCAACCCGCTGTCCTTCGCGAAGGTGTGGCTGGGCAACGGGCCCATCGCCATCTCCGAGGCCCGACGCTCCGAGCCGGCATCCGAGTCCGCCCCGGGCACCGTGCTCGACATCGAGGGTGACGCGTTGACGGTGGCGCTCCAGGGCGGAGACCTCACGCTGAAGGGCCCCAAGGGTCTGTGCGGCGCGCCGCTGTCGTGGGCCGACGTGCTCGGCGCGCGAATGCTGGCCCGGGGTGACGTCCTGCCCGCCGCCGCTCCGGAGCTGCGCGCCCGGCTGACCGAGGTGGGCACGCAGGCAGGCAAGGCGGAGTCGTTCTTCCTCCGTCGCATGGAGACGCTCGCGCCACCGGACCTGTCCTTCCTGGGCGGCAGCTCCAAGGACGTGGGGACGCACACGCTGAAGTTCGAGGCCAGCGACCTTGCCCCAGGCTGGGTCACGGACCTGCCGCCCGAGGAGCGGCTGCTCTTCACCGCCGTGGCGTTCCTGGCGCGCCTGTCCCCCGAGCCCCGCTTCGACGTCGGCTACGCGGATGCGTCCACGCGCGCCCGCATCGAAGGTGTGGAGGGCTTCTTCGCCTCGCAGCTCCCGCTGCGCATCGAGCTGCCGATGAAGGATGCGCCGGAGCAGGCCGCGGGTGCCTTCCGCAAGGCGCTGACGCAGCTGCGCGACAAGGGCGTGCTCGCGCGCGACGTCCTGGGCCGCTCCGCCCAGCTCTCCAACCTCCAGCGCCACGGCGGCGAGGTGGCGTATCCCGTCGCGCTGCGCATCGGCGCGGCGAACCCCGCCGTGGGCGGCGCGGCGCTCGTCGTTGACGTGGACGCCCAGGGCAGCCATGCCCACCTGCACTTCGATGCCACGCGCGTGGACAAGGCCCGCGTGGACGACGTGGCGCGGCAGCTCAACGCGTTCCTCGCCTCGCTCCGGGACGCGCCGGGCAAGGCGGTGGGCGAGCATGACCTGCTGGGCGCGGAGGAGCGCCAGCTTCTGGCCCGGTGGAACGACACGCGGCGGGACTTCCCCCGCGACGCCACCCTGGCCTCGCTCTTCCAGGCCCAGGCGCGGCGCACGCCGGACGACACCGCGCTCATCTGCCGGGGCACCTCGCTGACCTACCGCGAGCTGGACGCGCGCGCCGAGGTGCTCGCACGGCACCTGCGCGGCGCGGGCGTGGGCCGCGACGTGCGCGTGGGCATCTTCATGGAGCGCTCGCTGGAGATGATGGTGGGCGTGCTGGCCACGCACAAGGCAGGCGGCTGCTACGTGCCGTTGGACCCGGCCTATCCCGCCGAGCGCATCGCGTTCATGGAGGAGGACGCGGGCTGCCACGTGGTGCTCACTCAGGAGCGGCTGCTGTCGCGCGTGCCGTCCACGGCGAAGGCCGTGCTCGCGGTGGACCAGCAGTGGGAGCGCATCGCCGCCGCGCCGGAGGCCCAGACGCCGCCGGCCACGCCGGACAGCCTGGCCTACGTCATCTACACCTCGGGCAGCACGGGCAAGCCCAAGGGGGTGATGATTGAACACCGCAACGTCGTGAACTTCGGCGTTGGCATGGACGAGCGCCTGGGCACGGAGCGCGGCACCTGGCTGGGGGTGACGAGCCTCAACTTCGACATCTCCGTGCTGGAGCTGCTCTGGACGCTCACGCGCGGCTTCACGGTGGTGCTGCACGCGGAGCGGCACGACGCGGCGCAGGCCGGCAAGCACGCCTCGCGCGCCATGGAGTTCAGTCTCTTCTACTTCTCCAGTGATGAAGGCGAGCGTCCCGAGGGCCGCTATGACCTGCTCATGGAGAGCGCGCGCTTCGCGGACACGAACGGCTTCTGCGCCGTGTGGACGCCGGAGCGCCACTTCCACGCGTTCGGCGGACTCTTCCCCAATCCGGCCGTGACGTCGGCCGCGCTGGCGGCGGTGACGCGCAACGTGCAGCTTCGCGCCGGCAGCCTCGTGTCGCCGCTGCACCCCACGCTGCGCATCGCCGAGGACTGGTCCGTGGTGGACAACATCTCCCACGGCCGCGTGGGCATTTCGTTCGCCGCGGGCTGGCAGCCCAACGACTTCGCGCTGCGTCCGGAGAGCTTCCCGGACCGCAAGCGCATCATGTTCCAGCAGATTGAAGACGTGCGCCGGCTGTGGCGCGGCGAGGCGCTGGAGACGAAGAGCGGCACGGGCCACACCGTGAAGCTGCGCACCCTGCCCCGCCCGGTGCAGAAGGAACTGCCCATCTGGGTCACCACCGCGGGCAACCCGGAGACCTTCGAGGAGGCGGCGCGCGCGGGCTGCCACGTCCTCACCCACCTGCTAGGCCAGTCGGTGGAAGAGGTGGCGCAGAAGATTGCCCTCTACCGGGAGACGTGGGCCAAGGCCGGCCACCCCGGCAAGGGCATCGTGTCGCTGATGCTGCACACCTTCGTCGGTGACTCCGAGGCTTCCGTGAAGGAGGTCGTCCGCGAGCCGATGAAGTCGTACCTCAAGTCGTCAGTGGGCCTCATCAAGGAGGCGGCCTGGAGCTTCCCGGCCTTCAAGGCGCAGACGACGCTGGCCAACGGCAACTTCGGCACCGACCACCTGTCCGCCGAGGAGATGGACGCGCTGCTCGACTTCTCCTTCGAGCGCTACTTCCAGTCCTCCGGCCTGTTCGGCAGCGTGGATGCGTGCGTCGCGCTCGTGGACCGGCTCAAGGGCCTGGACGTGGACGAGATTGCCTGCCTCGTGGACTTCGGTGTGCCCACGGAACTGGTAATGAAGCACCTGCCACTGCTGGCCGAGGTGCGCCTGCGCGCCAACGCAGGCGTGGGCCAGCCGGGTGCCGAGCCCGAACTCGACGGCTCCATCCCCGCGCTGCTGGAGCGCCACGCCGTGACGCACCTCCAGTGCACGCCGTCCCAGGCGAGCATGCTGCTGGCCGAGGAGCGCTCGCGCGAGGGCCTCAAGCGGTTGAAGAAGATGATGGTGGGCGGCGAGGCCTTCCCCGTCCCGCTGGCGCGGCAGCTCTCCGAGACGGTGTCCGGCGACGTCATCAACATGTACGGCCCCACCGAGACGACCATCTGGTCCTCCACGCACCCGGTGAAGAACGTGGGCGAAGGCGTCCCTATCGGTACGCCCATCGCGAACACGCAGCTCTACATCCTGGATGCGCAGCAGCGTCCGCTGCCCATTGGCGCGGCGGGGGAGCTGTACATCGGCGGCGAGGGCGTGGTGCGGGGCTACCACCACCGTCCGGAGCTGGACCGCGAGCGCTTCGTGCCGGACCCGTTCTCCTCCCAGCCGGGCGCGCGGATGTACCGCACCGGTGATGCCGCGCGGTGGAGGCACGACGGTCTGGTGGAGTACATCGGCCGGCTGGACCACCAGGTGAAGGTGCGCGGCTTCCGCATCGAGCTGGGCGAAATCGAATCCCGGCTGGGCGAACACCCCGCGGTGCGGGAGACGGTTGTCATCGTCCGCGAGGACATCCCGGGCGACAAGCGGCTGGTGGCCTACCTCATCGCGAAGCCGGGCGAGCCGCCCGCGGCGGACGCGCTGCGCGAGTTCCTGCGCACGAGGCTGCCCGAGTACATGGTGCCGCAAGCCTTCGTGACGCTGAGCACCTTCCCCCAGACGCCGAACAAGAAGGTGGACCGCAAGGCCCTGCCACCTCCGGAGCAGGCGCAGGCGCGCGGGGAGCTGGTCCGGCCGGAAGGCGAGACGGAGGCGCTGATTGCCGGCATCTGGCAGGACGTGCTCAAGCTGGACAAGGTCGGCGTGGAGGACAAGTTCGTCGACCTGGGCGGCCACTCGCTGCTGATGGTGCAGGTGCTGGAGAAGCTCAAGGCCCAGGTGGAGAAGCCCCTCACGCTGGTGGACCTGTTCCGCTACCCCACCATCCGCGCCCTCTCCGGGTTCCTGTCGGGTGACAGCGGCGAGGAAGAAGCGCTCAAGGAAGTCGCGGCGCGCGGTGAGGCCCGGGCCGCGGCTCGCCGGTCGATGCAGCAGCGCCGCCGCCGGTAG
- a CDS encoding alpha/beta hydrolase family protein — protein MGILMLGLSREDADLPGPFPYTGAPLSAEERARLTSDGWTVTGPDAPPRLVALTRPPSAGETRWLVYFGGNTPGYLAEAKSVLLSLDEGRGLGLAAIAPPGFDGSPGKPSPEALRDSAASAMRWLTETHPAAAQDIHLVGFSMGTMSALAAAHALRAQDTPARRLVLFAPFQAMKVGRTGLIGSLVGRHRYDNQPLLLPKRLPPALVLHGGADSALPPAQGERVSRGLRVPLKTYPGIGHAELLKHPPALADARQGLGL, from the coding sequence ATGGGAATCCTCATGCTGGGATTGTCTCGAGAAGACGCGGATCTCCCGGGCCCGTTCCCCTACACCGGCGCGCCGCTGTCGGCGGAGGAGCGGGCGAGATTGACCTCCGATGGATGGACGGTGACGGGACCCGACGCACCGCCCAGGCTCGTCGCGTTGACGCGGCCTCCCTCCGCGGGTGAGACGCGGTGGCTGGTGTACTTCGGCGGCAACACCCCGGGATACCTCGCGGAGGCGAAGTCCGTCCTGCTGTCGCTGGACGAAGGCCGTGGGCTCGGGCTGGCGGCCATCGCGCCCCCTGGCTTCGACGGCTCGCCAGGCAAGCCGTCCCCCGAAGCACTCCGTGACAGCGCCGCGAGCGCCATGCGCTGGCTGACGGAGACGCATCCTGCCGCGGCGCAGGACATCCACCTCGTGGGCTTCTCCATGGGAACCATGTCGGCGCTCGCGGCGGCCCACGCGCTTCGTGCGCAGGACACGCCCGCCCGGAGACTGGTGCTGTTCGCGCCGTTCCAGGCGATGAAGGTGGGGCGCACGGGGCTCATCGGCAGCCTCGTCGGGCGGCACCGGTATGACAACCAGCCGCTGCTGCTACCCAAGCGACTCCCGCCCGCGCTCGTGCTGCATGGAGGCGCCGACAGCGCGCTGCCTCCCGCCCAGGGCGAGCGCGTCAGCCGTGGGCTTCGCGTCCCCCTCAAGACGTACCCCGGTATCGGGCACGCCGAGCTTTTGAAGCATCCCCCCGCGCTCGCCGACGCCCGGCAGGGCCTGGGCTTGTGA